In Edaphobacter dinghuensis, one genomic interval encodes:
- a CDS encoding proline racemase family protein, producing MTMTPRNSVTSHVQVVDSHTGGEPTRVVIAGAPPLGEGSLQDRLNLLRDEYDSFRAGVVCEPRGSEVIVGALLCKPVDPEATAGVIFFNDVGYLGMCGHGTIGLVTTLAHLGRIKPGKHAIETPVGTVYTHLHDNGSVSVQNVLSYRHRSDVTVDVPAYGQITGDVAWGGNWFMLVKDHTFDLKIENRLNLLAITTAIRSALADEGITGKGGALIDHVELFAPPSNPENSSRNFVLCPGASFDRSPCGTGTSAKLACMHASGMFAPGMEWRQEGILGSVFVGTVKETPEGVIPTITGQAWITAESTLIFDPTDPFRDGIRFE from the coding sequence ATGACGATGACACCACGCAACTCAGTGACTAGCCACGTTCAAGTCGTTGATTCTCATACCGGAGGCGAGCCGACCAGGGTCGTAATCGCTGGTGCACCCCCTCTGGGAGAAGGCAGTTTGCAGGACAGACTAAACCTGCTCCGCGATGAGTACGACAGCTTTCGAGCGGGTGTTGTATGTGAACCTCGAGGCTCCGAGGTAATCGTCGGCGCTCTACTTTGCAAGCCCGTGGATCCAGAAGCAACGGCAGGCGTCATCTTTTTCAATGATGTCGGTTATCTCGGGATGTGCGGCCACGGGACGATAGGGCTAGTGACTACTCTTGCCCATTTGGGACGCATAAAGCCCGGCAAGCACGCGATTGAAACGCCCGTGGGGACTGTTTATACGCATCTCCATGACAATGGCAGTGTGTCCGTACAAAACGTGCTGAGCTATCGTCATCGTAGCGATGTTACAGTTGACGTTCCCGCTTACGGCCAAATTACAGGAGACGTGGCTTGGGGCGGTAACTGGTTCATGCTGGTCAAGGATCATACTTTTGATCTGAAGATTGAGAACCGGCTCAACTTGCTGGCGATAACAACTGCAATCCGCTCTGCGCTGGCAGATGAAGGCATTACCGGCAAAGGCGGAGCATTGATCGATCACGTCGAACTCTTTGCGCCCCCCTCAAATCCGGAGAATTCCAGCCGCAACTTTGTCCTCTGCCCAGGAGCATCTTTCGACAGGTCGCCCTGCGGTACCGGTACCAGCGCCAAGCTCGCCTGCATGCATGCTTCCGGCATGTTTGCTCCGGGGATGGAATGGCGCCAGGAAGGAATTCTGGGTTCCGTCTTCGTTGGGACGGTAAAAGAGACACCGGAAGGCGTAATCCCAACAATCACCGGTCAAGCATGGATTACCGCTGAATCAACTCTGATCTTCGATCCAACCGATCCGTTTCGCGATGGGATTCGCTTCGAATGA
- a CDS encoding NAD(P)/FAD-dependent oxidoreductase produces MMRKVEVLIVGAGPAGIAAATAAAQHRRSVLLLDDNASAGGQIWRNGVASLNQERDAAKTAAVAALHSSGAEVLMGRRVIDAPQQGVLRAAIEGSSANAVETYAWDHLVIATGARERFLPFPGWTLPSVFGAGGLQALVKGGFDVAGKRIVIAGTGPLLLAVAAHLKEYGATIVCIAEQAPWQQIFPFIASLWSQPAKLLQGAQYRIALAGVPYQTGYWPTAALGEDSLRSVRLSDGRRSWEEHCDLLACGFHLVPNTELPALLGCAFEGDFIRVDEQQRTSIENIFCVGEPTGIAGLGAALLQGKIAGLAISGKIQQVTALQKQRASELLFGERLKKAFRLRSELQSLATSETIVCRCEDVRYDQLKGQPSWTDAKLQTRCGMGPCQGRICGPATQALFGWRTTSVRPPIFPVSLNLLCNDDHSLSHEAIAPQEKL; encoded by the coding sequence ATGATGCGAAAGGTTGAGGTGCTTATTGTCGGTGCAGGACCTGCTGGAATCGCCGCTGCGACCGCAGCCGCACAGCATAGGCGAAGCGTGCTTTTGCTGGATGATAACGCCTCCGCTGGAGGGCAGATATGGCGGAACGGCGTAGCGTCGCTCAACCAGGAACGAGACGCGGCGAAAACAGCTGCCGTTGCCGCTCTGCACTCATCTGGCGCTGAAGTGCTTATGGGGCGCCGTGTTATCGATGCCCCGCAGCAGGGTGTTCTTCGTGCAGCGATTGAAGGCTCCTCTGCAAACGCAGTGGAAACTTACGCATGGGATCATCTTGTGATAGCCACTGGAGCCAGGGAGCGATTTCTGCCTTTTCCCGGTTGGACGCTGCCCAGTGTCTTCGGGGCGGGTGGCCTTCAGGCACTGGTAAAAGGTGGCTTCGATGTAGCAGGTAAGCGAATTGTAATTGCAGGCACCGGCCCACTTCTTCTTGCCGTGGCTGCTCATCTAAAGGAATACGGTGCAACTATCGTATGTATCGCCGAACAGGCACCGTGGCAGCAGATATTTCCCTTTATAGCCTCGTTGTGGTCGCAACCGGCCAAGTTGCTCCAAGGGGCGCAGTACCGCATTGCCCTGGCAGGTGTCCCCTACCAAACTGGATACTGGCCAACAGCGGCACTTGGAGAGGACTCTCTACGTTCTGTTCGTCTCTCCGATGGCAGACGAAGCTGGGAAGAACATTGCGATCTACTCGCCTGCGGATTTCACCTCGTTCCAAATACAGAGTTGCCCGCACTGCTTGGCTGTGCCTTTGAGGGAGACTTTATCAGAGTCGATGAACAACAACGAACCTCGATTGAGAACATATTCTGCGTCGGTGAACCTACGGGAATAGCTGGCCTCGGCGCTGCACTCCTACAAGGAAAGATCGCGGGGCTTGCTATTTCAGGGAAAATCCAGCAAGTCACAGCGCTGCAAAAACAGCGCGCGTCGGAACTCCTCTTTGGAGAACGTCTGAAGAAAGCATTCAGGCTGCGGTCGGAACTGCAGTCACTGGCAACCTCCGAGACGATTGTCTGCCGTTGCGAAGATGTTCGTTACGATCAACTCAAAGGGCAACCCTCGTGGACCGACGCGAAGCTGCAGACTCGCTGCGGCATGGGTCCCTGCCAGGGACGGATCTGTGGCCCTGCCACGCAGGCGCTCTTTGGATGGCGAACAACTTCGGTGCGCCCACCAATCTTCCCCGTATCGCTGAATCTTTTGTGCAACGACGATCACTCACTCTCACATGAAGCAATAGCCCCTCAGGAGAAGTTATGA
- a CDS encoding dihydrodipicolinate synthase family protein: MNWFGVMPAMTTPFNSALAIDHEFLARHAAWLLENGCTGLVMLGSLGEGATLEASEKVAILKTAVRAAGKSPVVAAISSLSTVGAVDLAKEAEEAGCAGLMVLPPYVYTSDWREMKQHVATIISATNLPCMLYNNPVAYKTDFIPEQIAELAKQHENLRAVKESSTDVRRIAAIREILDDRLQISVGVDDAIVEGINAGARGWVAGLVNAFPAESVALFNLAKAGKHEEAFSLYRWFLPLLRMDTVPKFVQLIKWVQSETGTGSAAVRPPRLEITGDELAEAQKMFNTALANRPAIRSSELIPAQRS; the protein is encoded by the coding sequence ATGAATTGGTTTGGAGTAATGCCTGCGATGACCACCCCCTTCAACAGCGCCCTTGCAATCGATCACGAGTTTCTTGCGCGACATGCAGCATGGCTGTTGGAAAACGGATGTACTGGTCTTGTCATGCTGGGGTCGCTCGGCGAAGGTGCAACGCTTGAAGCCTCCGAAAAGGTTGCAATTTTGAAGACTGCTGTTCGCGCGGCAGGCAAGTCGCCTGTTGTTGCGGCAATCTCCTCGCTCTCAACGGTGGGCGCGGTAGATCTGGCCAAAGAAGCAGAAGAGGCTGGATGCGCTGGCCTTATGGTCTTGCCGCCGTACGTTTACACATCAGACTGGCGCGAGATGAAACAACACGTCGCCACTATTATTAGCGCAACCAATCTCCCCTGCATGCTCTACAACAATCCAGTTGCCTACAAGACCGACTTCATTCCTGAACAGATTGCTGAGCTGGCAAAGCAACACGAGAACCTGCGCGCAGTGAAAGAGTCCAGCACGGATGTCCGACGAATCGCAGCAATCCGAGAGATTCTCGACGACCGCCTGCAAATCTCAGTCGGAGTAGATGATGCGATTGTCGAAGGCATAAACGCTGGCGCAAGGGGCTGGGTCGCTGGCCTAGTCAATGCCTTCCCCGCAGAGTCCGTTGCACTCTTCAATCTTGCCAAAGCCGGTAAACACGAAGAGGCCTTTTCGCTTTATCGTTGGTTTCTTCCACTGCTTCGTATGGATACGGTGCCAAAGTTTGTACAACTGATCAAATGGGTGCAGAGTGAGACGGGGACCGGCAGTGCTGCAGTTCGGCCACCCAGGCTTGAGATCACAGGCGATGAACTGGCGGAAGCACAAAAGATGTTCAACACAGCACTCGCAAATCGTCCGGCAATTAGGTCATCCGAATTAATACCCGCTCAAAGAAGCTAG
- a CDS encoding NAD(P)/FAD-dependent oxidoreductase: MNSFDVLILGAGIIGCACARECAQAGLKVGIVEVNIPGGGATAAGMGHLVVMDDSPAQLALTRYSRSLWQELMTQLPPTVEYENRGTIWVAADEEEMAEVHAKQNIYASAGVDSIVLDSAAIASEEPELRAGLAGGLLVPDDAVIYPPTAAAYFLAEAMQHGALLLRGHAAVKTGTGVVTLDDGSTLTSGRIILATGADKTILPWLPLQKRKGHLAITDRYPNFLRHQLVELGYLKSAHKITEDSVAFNIQPRTTGQLLIGSSRQYGNEYAAADNAILREMLNRACNYMPALAHLSAIRVWTGFRVATPDKLPYIGPTEDPTLFLAMGFEGLGITNAPGAARLLADEFLNRQSEIDPTPYLPSRVARMEVAHG, translated from the coding sequence ATGAATAGCTTTGACGTTCTCATTCTTGGAGCCGGCATCATAGGATGCGCATGTGCGAGAGAGTGCGCGCAGGCAGGCTTGAAGGTGGGAATTGTCGAGGTCAATATCCCAGGCGGCGGAGCCACGGCAGCCGGCATGGGGCATTTGGTCGTGATGGATGACTCGCCGGCACAGCTTGCGCTGACGCGGTATTCGCGTTCGTTGTGGCAAGAGCTTATGACGCAGCTACCGCCGACGGTCGAGTACGAAAACCGCGGAACAATATGGGTAGCGGCAGATGAAGAAGAGATGGCGGAGGTTCATGCCAAACAAAATATCTATGCGTCGGCAGGGGTAGACTCAATTGTTTTAGACAGCGCTGCGATCGCGTCTGAGGAACCCGAGCTACGCGCCGGACTCGCGGGTGGTTTGCTTGTACCGGACGACGCTGTTATCTATCCACCAACAGCGGCAGCGTACTTCCTCGCCGAAGCTATGCAACATGGGGCACTATTGTTGCGCGGACACGCCGCGGTGAAGACAGGAACAGGCGTTGTCACTCTCGACGATGGGTCCACGCTGACTTCGGGACGCATCATACTGGCTACAGGGGCAGATAAGACCATTCTCCCGTGGCTGCCTCTCCAAAAACGCAAAGGACATCTGGCCATCACGGACCGGTATCCCAATTTTCTTCGGCATCAACTTGTCGAGTTGGGCTACCTGAAGAGCGCACACAAAATTACGGAAGATTCCGTTGCATTCAACATTCAACCTCGCACCACCGGACAACTACTCATCGGTTCCTCGCGGCAGTATGGCAATGAATATGCCGCGGCAGACAATGCTATCCTCCGCGAGATGTTGAATCGGGCGTGTAACTATATGCCTGCGCTTGCCCATCTTTCTGCAATCCGAGTATGGACGGGATTTCGTGTAGCGACTCCCGATAAGCTGCCGTACATTGGCCCAACAGAAGACCCAACATTATTCCTTGCAATGGGATTCGAGGGGCTGGGCATCACGAATGCTCCCGGAGCTGCTCGTTTGCTGGCAGACGAGTTTCTGAACCGCCAGTCTGAGATTGATCCAACCCCTTACCTCCCGTCGCGGGTTGCGAGGATGGAGGTGGCGCATGGCTAA
- a CDS encoding DUF885 domain-containing protein has protein sequence MNEFPKVSGLLLVVLLTVPVLTRTSPAQAPKPSFDARRLDAFYAAEWEYELEHHPELATYVGDTRFNDRLSDYSAEEQAREATHAAEQLRRLRAMSTNGLDNQETISREMMLRQLAASVESYRLKEWEMPVSQMNGVHLDLASMYSQMPFRTVRDYRNYISRLRQAPRVFAQETAVMRLGMRDHLMEPRYLLEKVAVQANDIAASTPDKSPFAMPLAQFPKEISPTDQAKIRTELLDVIRQDVLPAYARFAVFVRETYAPAGRTEPGIWALPNGEELYRNAIREHVQTTMDGDAIFAEGMREVKEIQKQMLALAETQGFHDLTSFNAHILTDPKLHATSAKQLMGLYRHYEDQSQAKLLEVVPVAPKLRLEVVPMDSFRAPTAVPADYSPGSIASGRPGRVNVNLYNPSSRLLLNVEAIAYHEGLPGHHLQFSVADGLKDLPAFRRFASYDAYSEGWALYAEQLGHELGFYQDPYSEYGRLENEMWRSIRLVVDTGVHQKHWTRQQMVDFFKQHTAMDDQNIQTEVDRYISWPGQALSYRLGQQKILDLRAKARARLGKRFDIRQFHACVLSLGPVPLDILDENVTRWIDEQARTH, from the coding sequence ATGAACGAGTTCCCTAAAGTAAGCGGCCTTCTTCTCGTGGTGCTACTCACAGTGCCTGTGCTGACAAGGACTTCTCCAGCGCAGGCGCCGAAGCCCTCTTTTGATGCACGACGGCTTGATGCTTTTTATGCAGCAGAGTGGGAGTATGAGCTTGAACACCACCCTGAGCTGGCCACTTATGTAGGAGACACGCGATTCAACGATCGTCTCAGCGATTACTCGGCCGAAGAACAGGCGCGGGAGGCAACACATGCTGCAGAGCAGCTTCGCCGCCTGCGCGCCATGTCTACAAACGGACTTGATAATCAGGAGACAATCAGCCGCGAGATGATGCTCAGACAGCTTGCAGCATCTGTTGAAAGCTATCGCCTCAAGGAGTGGGAGATGCCGGTCAGCCAGATGAACGGAGTTCATCTGGACCTGGCATCCATGTACTCGCAGATGCCCTTCCGCACCGTTCGGGACTATCGCAACTACATTTCGCGGCTGCGACAGGCTCCTCGTGTGTTCGCACAAGAGACTGCCGTGATGCGACTGGGGATGCGCGATCATTTGATGGAGCCCCGTTACCTGCTGGAGAAGGTCGCTGTGCAGGCAAACGACATAGCGGCGTCAACACCCGATAAAAGTCCGTTCGCTATGCCACTCGCACAGTTTCCTAAAGAGATCAGCCCCACAGACCAGGCAAAGATCCGCACAGAGCTGCTGGACGTCATCCGACAGGATGTCCTTCCTGCGTATGCTCGTTTCGCTGTCTTTGTTCGAGAGACCTATGCACCTGCAGGACGTACCGAACCAGGAATCTGGGCGCTTCCAAACGGTGAAGAACTCTATCGAAATGCCATTCGCGAGCATGTGCAAACAACGATGGATGGAGATGCCATCTTTGCCGAGGGCATGCGTGAAGTGAAGGAGATCCAGAAGCAGATGCTTGCGTTGGCTGAGACACAAGGTTTTCACGACCTGACCAGCTTCAACGCGCACATCCTTACCGATCCAAAGCTTCACGCAACCTCGGCCAAACAGCTTATGGGTCTTTACCGGCACTACGAAGATCAATCTCAGGCCAAGCTTCTGGAGGTAGTTCCAGTAGCACCGAAGCTGCGTTTGGAGGTCGTCCCGATGGACAGCTTTCGCGCACCGACAGCTGTACCTGCGGACTACTCTCCCGGTTCTATAGCAAGCGGGCGACCGGGCCGCGTCAATGTCAATCTCTACAATCCAAGCAGCCGGCTGTTATTGAATGTGGAGGCGATTGCCTATCACGAAGGCCTGCCTGGGCATCATCTTCAATTCTCCGTTGCCGATGGGCTGAAGGATCTGCCTGCATTTCGCCGCTTTGCTAGTTATGACGCCTACTCCGAAGGCTGGGCCTTATATGCAGAACAGCTCGGACATGAACTCGGCTTCTACCAGGATCCCTACAGCGAATATGGCCGTCTAGAAAATGAGATGTGGCGTTCGATTCGACTGGTGGTAGATACAGGCGTCCATCAAAAACACTGGACACGCCAGCAGATGGTCGATTTCTTCAAACAACATACTGCGATGGATGATCAGAATATTCAGACCGAGGTTGATCGCTACATCTCTTGGCCTGGTCAGGCACTGAGCTATCGCCTTGGTCAGCAAAAGATCCTTGATCTACGAGCCAAGGCCCGTGCACGGCTTGGAAAGCGCTTCGATATACGCCAGTTTCATGCCTGTGTTCTTTCGCTCGGGCCTGTGCCGCTGGATATATTGGACGAGAACGTAACACGATGGATCGACGAGCAAGCCAGAACCCACTGA
- a CDS encoding APC family permease, with translation MANLPELSVANGSTAVEPEFRKALGLFDSIMIVAGIMVGSGIFIVSAEISRQVGSAGWLLVTWLITGVLTVAGALSYGELAAMMPEAGGMYVYLREAFSPMLGFLYGWTLLTVIQTGTIAAVAIAFARFSGVAFPIISESRYLIAPIHVLPGYAISLSTAQALALGIILVIAAINCYGVQWGKFIQNLFTMAKLIGMVALLALGAVAFFLHPGIFHVNFAGAWKPLNVTKIGNTEITTAFGMIIAVCVSQTGSLFSADSWHDITFVAGEVRNPRRNLPLALGIGTSLVIVLYLLCNLCYLAVLPLHAIQTAPDDRVATLVVDTVLPGIGKLAMALLIMVSTYGTVNALTLAGGRACYAMAQDGLFFRRAGLLNSSQVPGWALVLQCVWSLFLVLSRTYSATTGAYGNLYSNLLDYVISAALLFYIFTVAGLFRLRRIRPDAHRPYRAWGYPWLPATYIAGASVILAALFCYRTATTWPGLLIIASGVPVYFLLRHRLPKKSVSP, from the coding sequence ATGGCTAACTTGCCTGAGCTATCTGTCGCGAACGGGAGTACTGCGGTAGAACCTGAGTTCCGCAAAGCGCTCGGCCTCTTCGACTCCATCATGATTGTTGCTGGCATCATGGTAGGTTCGGGAATTTTTATTGTTAGTGCGGAGATCTCGCGGCAGGTTGGTTCTGCTGGATGGCTGCTCGTGACATGGCTCATCACTGGCGTTCTCACCGTTGCTGGTGCACTCAGCTATGGGGAACTCGCGGCCATGATGCCAGAGGCGGGCGGCATGTATGTTTACCTGCGCGAAGCGTTTTCACCTATGCTCGGCTTTCTCTATGGGTGGACTCTACTTACAGTCATCCAGACCGGTACTATCGCTGCGGTGGCAATTGCCTTTGCTCGCTTCAGTGGCGTTGCCTTCCCTATTATTAGTGAGAGTCGTTATCTTATTGCGCCTATTCACGTGCTGCCCGGTTATGCTATCTCCCTTTCGACGGCGCAGGCGCTCGCGCTTGGCATCATTTTGGTAATAGCCGCCATCAACTGCTATGGCGTTCAGTGGGGAAAATTCATTCAGAACCTTTTCACCATGGCCAAGCTTATCGGCATGGTGGCGCTGTTGGCGTTGGGAGCGGTTGCCTTCTTCCTGCATCCTGGTATCTTCCACGTGAATTTCGCTGGCGCATGGAAACCGCTCAACGTAACGAAGATTGGCAACACTGAAATAACGACCGCTTTCGGCATGATCATCGCTGTCTGCGTTTCGCAGACAGGTTCTCTCTTCTCTGCGGATTCGTGGCATGACATCACCTTCGTCGCAGGCGAGGTGCGCAATCCCAGGCGAAATCTTCCACTCGCGCTAGGGATTGGAACCTCGCTGGTCATCGTGCTCTATCTGCTTTGTAATCTCTGCTACCTCGCCGTACTCCCACTACATGCGATTCAGACAGCGCCGGATGATCGTGTTGCCACGCTAGTCGTCGATACCGTTTTGCCTGGAATTGGAAAGCTTGCTATGGCGTTGTTGATTATGGTGTCTACCTACGGCACGGTCAATGCATTGACGCTTGCTGGCGGGCGTGCCTGTTATGCCATGGCGCAGGATGGCTTGTTCTTTCGCCGCGCAGGCCTTCTTAATAGCTCACAAGTACCCGGCTGGGCTCTGGTTTTACAGTGTGTATGGTCGCTCTTTCTGGTTCTCTCCCGCACCTATTCCGCAACCACAGGAGCATACGGCAATCTCTATAGCAATCTACTGGATTACGTGATTTCCGCCGCTTTGCTCTTTTACATCTTTACGGTTGCAGGGCTGTTCCGTTTGCGTCGTATCCGGCCGGATGCCCATCGTCCTTATCGCGCATGGGGATACCCCTGGCTTCCTGCGACGTACATTGCTGGCGCTTCCGTAATTCTGGCTGCCCTCTTCTGTTATCGCACGGCTACGACATGGCCCGGTCTATTGATTATTGCGAGTGGTGTACCTGTTTATTTTCTGCTACGGCATAGGCTGCCGAAGAAGAGTGTATCCCCGTAG
- a CDS encoding alpha-N-arabinofuranosidase, which translates to MPSDPSGTQEILIRADVEIARIHPELHGQFAEHLGSCIYGGLWVGRESPIPNTNGFRADAVRWLKELGVPVLRWPGGCFADDYHWRDGVGPPKSRPRSLNVSWGNVIEDNSFGTHEFMELCRLIGAEPYLAGNVGSATPREMRDWVEYCNQPSGTTLSDLRISNGAKEPFRVKYWGVGNESWGCGGNMPAHYYGELYRRYSTFLHDIGGTELFLIASGPSGDDVRWTRELLDVCQTHMPAGLSMHYYSGGPAEATHFSAKQAEEQFAIFQSVEQAIIHQREVVNGYYHGDETALILDEWGVWDATDPIDEQKRGKLWQQSTMRSAVAAGLGLNLFNRQADKLYMCNIAQVMNVLQSLLLTDGPEGKNSVRTTTYFAFMLFKAHRGNMSVMTRADSDSPHSVSLSASRTDRSLVVSLVNSSATKAVTVRCKILGFPGTRVSGQMLHSNDLNAYNSFEQPDLLHPTTFSPRLEDGVLIVELPPLSVATATVEA; encoded by the coding sequence ATGCCATCAGACCCATCTGGCACTCAGGAGATATTGATTCGAGCCGATGTCGAGATCGCACGAATCCACCCTGAATTGCACGGCCAATTTGCGGAACATCTCGGCTCGTGCATCTATGGCGGATTATGGGTTGGCCGCGAATCCCCTATCCCAAATACGAATGGGTTTCGTGCTGATGCTGTGCGTTGGCTAAAAGAATTGGGTGTCCCTGTGCTGCGCTGGCCCGGTGGATGTTTTGCCGACGACTATCATTGGCGCGATGGGGTGGGGCCTCCGAAGAGCCGTCCTCGGAGCCTGAACGTCAGTTGGGGAAATGTGATTGAGGACAACAGCTTCGGTACGCATGAGTTCATGGAGCTATGCAGATTAATCGGCGCCGAGCCTTACCTGGCAGGCAATGTCGGCAGCGCTACGCCACGCGAGATGCGCGACTGGGTGGAGTATTGCAACCAGCCTTCAGGTACGACGCTCTCTGATCTGCGTATCAGTAACGGTGCGAAGGAACCTTTCAGGGTAAAGTATTGGGGAGTTGGCAATGAGAGTTGGGGTTGCGGAGGTAATATGCCTGCGCACTACTATGGCGAGCTTTATCGGCGCTACTCTACCTTTTTGCACGATATAGGCGGAACGGAGTTGTTTCTGATTGCCAGCGGTCCTTCTGGCGACGATGTGCGATGGACGCGGGAGTTATTGGACGTCTGTCAAACCCACATGCCTGCGGGCCTCAGCATGCACTACTATTCCGGTGGTCCCGCAGAAGCGACACATTTTTCAGCAAAACAAGCCGAAGAACAGTTCGCAATTTTTCAGAGCGTGGAGCAGGCGATCATACATCAACGTGAGGTCGTCAACGGCTACTACCATGGTGACGAGACCGCACTCATTTTAGACGAGTGGGGCGTGTGGGATGCGACCGATCCTATCGACGAGCAAAAGCGCGGCAAGCTGTGGCAACAGAGCACGATGCGTAGTGCCGTCGCCGCTGGGCTAGGGTTGAATCTCTTCAATCGTCAGGCAGACAAGCTTTATATGTGCAACATTGCCCAGGTAATGAATGTCCTGCAATCCTTACTTCTGACGGACGGCCCAGAAGGAAAGAACTCGGTACGTACAACGACATATTTTGCCTTCATGCTCTTCAAGGCCCATCGCGGAAATATGTCGGTCATGACGCGTGCCGACAGCGATTCGCCCCACTCTGTATCTCTATCTGCTTCTCGCACCGATCGCAGCTTGGTAGTCAGCCTGGTTAATTCTAGTGCGACAAAGGCGGTTACGGTGCGTTGCAAGATCTTGGGCTTCCCCGGCACGCGGGTCTCCGGCCAGATGCTCCATTCTAATGATCTCAATGCTTATAACAGTTTTGAGCAGCCAGATCTTCTTCATCCCACTACTTTTTCGCCGCGTCTCGAAGATGGAGTTCTCATCGTCGAGTTGCCTCCGCTCTCAGTTGCAACAGCCACGGTAGAGGCATAA
- a CDS encoding (2Fe-2S)-binding protein, translating to MAKPPTLIVHINGRATTVDAGSVVSAAILAAGVPCRLSISGAPRSALCGMGICFECRAVVDGIPHCRTCQLVCRDGMTVGTQR from the coding sequence ATGGCTAAGCCGCCGACTCTAATCGTTCATATCAATGGTCGCGCGACTACCGTTGACGCGGGGTCAGTCGTCAGTGCAGCAATACTTGCGGCAGGCGTCCCTTGTCGTCTCTCTATCTCTGGAGCGCCACGTAGCGCTCTCTGCGGCATGGGAATATGTTTCGAGTGCCGCGCGGTTGTCGACGGAATACCGCATTGCCGCACGTGCCAACTTGTCTGCCGCGATGGCATGACAGTGGGGACGCAGCGATGA
- a CDS encoding GntR family transcriptional regulator — protein MSNPTQTAKAKRHPKSTPPAKKREKAEHGTSLSTAFQEIRELIVHGRMSPGTWIVEADLAERLNMSRTPVRAAIHWLQREGYVIEHRNVSKSRMIVAPLTKEDANELYMIIGRVEGIAGRGVAELPKAERLEIAKQLTKINDQLLAIADGSGNSGEIFELDRNFHSLVVRSGAGTRLLTLHSAIEPQTERYWRLYASSIIKNLHTSVEEHERIIAGIISGDAGAVEAGLQKNWQKGAERLGHVIDIFGERGSW, from the coding sequence GTGTCTAACCCGACCCAGACGGCTAAAGCGAAACGGCATCCAAAATCCACGCCCCCAGCAAAAAAGCGCGAGAAGGCAGAACATGGAACCAGCCTATCGACGGCATTTCAGGAGATTCGCGAGCTGATCGTTCATGGTCGAATGTCGCCGGGCACGTGGATTGTTGAGGCAGATCTGGCTGAGAGGCTGAACATGAGCCGAACTCCTGTTCGCGCCGCGATCCATTGGCTGCAGCGTGAAGGCTACGTGATTGAGCATCGGAATGTCAGTAAATCGCGCATGATCGTTGCGCCGCTTACCAAAGAAGACGCTAATGAACTCTATATGATCATTGGCCGTGTCGAAGGAATTGCAGGACGTGGGGTTGCTGAACTTCCGAAGGCCGAACGGTTGGAGATTGCGAAGCAGCTCACAAAGATTAATGATCAGCTTTTGGCAATTGCCGATGGAAGTGGTAATTCCGGTGAGATCTTCGAGCTGGACCGAAATTTTCATAGCCTTGTGGTGCGCTCCGGTGCAGGTACACGACTGTTAACGCTGCATTCAGCCATCGAACCTCAGACGGAACGCTACTGGCGTCTGTATGCAAGTTCGATTATCAAAAACCTGCATACCTCAGTCGAGGAGCATGAGCGGATTATTGCGGGTATTATCTCCGGAGATGCAGGAGCGGTAGAGGCAGGCTTGCAAAAGAACTGGCAAAAGGGCGCGGAGCGCCTTGGGCATGTCATCGATATCTTCGGAGAGCGTGGCAGTTGGTAA